The genomic interval TGATTTGACGAGAAACTCTCTCTCCAGAGGGACCAATGCAGATTGAAGTATTTGAGAAGAAcaattgtggaaatgaaagagaaaccaaatatttagatattttaatcaagattctcctctcaaggacaatccaatgaAACTTATATAACCTATACTAATCACTAAGACCATAAAAGAGATTACATCAACCAAATcacaaaatccttaaaaaataatgatacttcTCTACCTTATTACTCTACTtatattcaacaaacaaacaaaaagatatcTCCATACAATAATACTTCTAAATAATTGCATCACTTCATATTCCAATACAAGTAGACTGGCTTTAGATTCTTCCTTCCTGctaacattcataacttcactacagtacaagaagcaggtagaatcatccagtattactttcaaaaagagaaaatgtcaccaacattgtttcaaaaggcttaatgctgtatatCATTCTCTAAGCTTAatttaggctgtgaccaagccaatcaactactggAGCTGAAACTAAATCAGCAGACATTTCcaagttcaaacttagtacaaatgttttttctgttgacaatgtttcatttcctggtttttataatgcttatttattaaacattgttatctatcttgaaataatctaatttttctcttatatagtttattctttacattcctatttcttcactgcaccaCTGTCAACTTTTTGGTCCCTTGGGCTAGTGGCAACTTGCTTTAGCACcttggcttctaatagtaataattatgctgatatgacaaatttgcaaataatttgtatttttcccaactatacaaacctggagcttatTACAGCAGAGatgcattttggcaacagctggaactagctgtgaaacttttagctacttagcgaagggagagcaagagttggaccgaccactctgctcacaccaccACTTGTAACTGAAAGTCACTTTGCAATTGCGGCAGAACTTCCTGGGGGAAGGTGATAGTGGGACCAGTATGTGTTGAGAGCTCCAGGATTGTATACATAGGGAAAATGcatattttttccaaatttgtcatttattactgcactacatacaaaccctaatgatatttacagtggagactcaccgttAGGTGGGTGTAAGTCCAAAAAACTAACTGGCTAATGCTTGACCTGGGGGCTACTCTGTGCTTTGCATGAGCTGTTTGGAGGCACCATGTCACCTCGTAGACTCTGAGAGCTAACGGCCTGGGCAATCGTGGGAAGGGGTAAGAACTCTCATcaataatctttgctgtttttcagactttatagcacctccttctatgatgattcttgaggaaaccttcagaGCAAAAGGCTTCACCACAGTCCGTGCAcatgaatggtttttcttccaCGTGAGTTCTTAAATGTTTATCGAGTCTCTGTTTTAAATCATAtgttttgccacattcatgacactggaatagatctctcatgtgatttcttatgtttagtgagatAGATTTTCGAAGTAAAGAATTcgctacagacatcacacttgtattgcttctctcccgtgtgaattcttaaatgtctagTGAGATGTGATTgattaataaatgttttgctacagacatcacacttgtatggcttctctcccgtgtgaattcttaagtGTCTAGTGAGATGTGATtttctaataaatgttttgctacagacattgcacttgtatggcttctctcccatgtgaattcttaaatgtttagcGATATTTGATTTTGTATTGAATGTTTTGCCACAGACATCGcaattgtatggcttctctcccgtgtgaattcttaaatgttcagtgagagttgattttctaataaatgttttgctacagacattgcacttgtatggcttctctcccgtgtgaagtcttaaatgtatagtgagatttaattttgtaataaatgttttgctacagacgttgcatttgtatggcctctctcccgtgtgaattctgaAATGTTCAGCGAGATTTGATTttctagtaaatgttttgctacagacattgcatttatatggcttctctcccgtgtgaattcttaaatgtctagtgagatgtgattgtctaataaatgttttgctacagacattgcatttgtatggcttctctcccgtgtgaagtcTTAAATGACTAGTGAGATTTGATTGTAtactaaatgttttgctacagacattacatttgtatggcttctctctcgtgtgaattcttaaatgtctagtgagatgtgattgtctaataaatgttttgctacagacattgcatttgtatggcttctctcccgtgtgaattcttaaatgtctagtgagatgtgattgtctaataaatgttttgctacagacattgca from Palaemon carinicauda isolate YSFRI2023 unplaced genomic scaffold, ASM3689809v2 scaffold131, whole genome shotgun sequence carries:
- the LOC137635501 gene encoding zinc finger protein 665-like; translation: MNSEAPFEFSMKSEIEDLFSPAIDPGNNDTSSSVALFNDGALFLDPKMEVKVEPEIFDSSESDLKNSYEYDASSISGNVNSNALARKRCTCSECGKTFFNKLSLTVHLRIHTGERPYKCNVCSKTFITKLNLTIHLRLHTGEKPYKCNVCSKTFIRQSHLTRHLRIHTGEKPYKCNVCSKTFIRQSHLTRHLRIHTGEKPYKCNVCSKTFSIQSNLTRHLRLHTGEKPYKCNVCSKTFIRQSHLTRHLRIHTGEKPYKCNVCSKTFIRQSHLTRHLRIHTREKPYKCNVCSKTFSIQSNLTSHLRLHTGEKPYKCNVCSKTFIRQSHLTRHLRIHTGEKPYKCNVCSKTFTRKSNLAEHFRIHTGERPYKCNVCSKTFITKLNLTIHLRLHTGEKPYKCNVCSKTFIRKSTLTEHLRIHTGEKPYNCDVCGKTFNTKSNIAKHLRIHMGEKPYKCNVCSKTFIRKSHLTRHLRIHTGEKPYKCDVCSKTFINQSHLTRHLRIHTGEKQYKCDVCSEFFTSKIYLTKHKKSHERSIPVS